A window of the Lactuca sativa cultivar Salinas chromosome 5, Lsat_Salinas_v11, whole genome shotgun sequence genome harbors these coding sequences:
- the LOC111913863 gene encoding putative glucose-6-phosphate 1-epimerase, protein MNEMSTSDFERKPIEVIKAINGLEKVVLREIYGSRVEVYLYGAHVTSWKNENGEELLFVSSKAIFKPPKPIRGGIPICFPQFSNLGPLEAHGFARNRLWTFDDDPPPFPTDATNKVFTDLILRPTKEDLKIWPHSFEYRLRIALGPGTNLMLTSRIRNTNTDGKPFTFTFAYHTYFSVSDISEVRVEGLETLDYLDNCQKRERFTEQGDSITFESEVDKIYLSTPTKIAVMDHEKKRTFVIRKDGLPDAVVWNPWDKKSKAIVDFGDEEYKYMLCVEAAAVEKPVTLKPGEEWRGRQELSIVSKKL, encoded by the exons ATGAACGAGATGTCGACCTCAGACTTCGAACGAAAACCGATTGAGGTCATTAAAGCCATCAACGGCCTCGAAAAGGTTGTGCTCCGTGAAATCTACGGTAGTCGTGTTGAG GTATATTTGTATGGGGCCCATGTGACATCTTGGAAAAATGAGAATGGAGAAGAGTTGCTGTTTGTCAGTAGTAAG GCGATCTTCAAGCCTCCAAAGCCTATACGTGGGGGGATTCCTATATGTTTCCCTCAA TTCTCAAATCTAGGCCCTCTTGAAGCACATGGATTTGCTAGAAACAGATTATGGACATTTGATGATGATCCACCTCCTTTCCCAACTGATGCCACCAATAAAGTTTTTACTGATTTGATTCTTAGGCCTACTAAAGAGGATTTGAAAATATGGCCCCACAG ctttgaGTATCGGTTGAGGATTGCTTTGGGACCTGGAACAAACTTGATGTTGACTTCACGTATCAGAAATACAAACACTGATGGAAAGCCATTCACATTCACATTTGCATATCATACATATTTTTCTGTTTCTGATATAAG TGAAGTTCGTGTGGAAGGATTGGAAACTTTGGATTACCTTGACAACTGTCAAAAAAGAGAACGCTTCACAGAACAAGGAGACTCGATAACATTTGAATCAGAA GTTGACAAGATCTACCTCAGCACACCAACTAAAATTGCAGTTATGGATCATgaaaagaaacgaacatttgtcATCCGCAAAGACGGACTTCCAGATGCTG tGGTGTGGAATCCATGGGATAAAAAGTCAAAGGCTATAGTTGACTTTGGAGATGAGGAGTATAAATATATGCTGTGTGTGGAGGCTGCAGCGGTTGAAAAACCGGTGACATTAAAACCGGGTGAGGAATGGAGAGGAAGGCAAGAACTTTCGATTGTCAGCAAGAAGCTTtga